The Coffea arabica cultivar ET-39 chromosome 3c, Coffea Arabica ET-39 HiFi, whole genome shotgun sequence genome contains a region encoding:
- the LOC113734399 gene encoding protein PAM71-homolog, chloroplastic-like isoform X1, with translation MQGLAVQVPQVLATSNKGTNYRKKRKLPFSPFLGSLPRGLISPASSSSSLPSLNFFIVQCRWISRSLVRYKTVTTHASSVGVGSGGFEGSQENNQNIYSTGPSSDNSSETERRPNQIPYPLAIAIVLCGCALVFCLIAFIKGSPSAVLSAIAKSGFTAAFSLIFVSEIGDKTFFIAALLAMQYEKLLVLLGSMVALSLMTVLSVIIGRLFNSVPAQFQTTIPIGEYAAVTLLMFFGLKSIKDAWDIPSNTAKTGEKSSNELGEFVEAEELVKEKLQVSKRLTNPLEILWKSFSLVFFAEWGDRSMLATIALGAAQSPWGVAIGAIVGHLVATTLAILGGAFLANYISEKLVGYLGGALFIVFAVATFFGVF, from the exons ATGCAGGGCTTGGCTGTTCAGGTACCCCAAGTACTAGCAACATCCAATAAAGGGACGAATtataggaagaaaagaaagcttcccTTCAGCCCTTTTCTTGGTTCTTTGCCAAGAGGGCTTATTTCACCAGCTTCATCGTCGTCGTCGTTACCTTCGCTAA ATTTCTTTATAGTACAATGTAGGTGGATATCCAGATCACTTGTAAGGTACAAGACAGTTACAACACATGCATCCAGTGTTGGCGTTGGATCTGGTGGCTTTGAAGGGAGCCAGGAGAATAACCAGAATATTTATTCCACTGGGCCTTCAAGTGATAATTCTTCTGAGAC TGAGAGGCGTCCTAATCAAATTCCTTATCCTCTTGCTATAGCTATTGTACTATGTGGATGTGCTCTAGTATTTTGCCTGATTGCCTTCATTAAAGGGAGCCCTTCAGCAGTATTATCAGCAATAGCAAAGTCAGGCTTCACTGCTGCATtctctttgatttttgtttcagAGATTGGGGATAAG ACATTTTTCATTGCTGCACTATTAGCGATGCAGTATGAGAAACTACTG GTCCTTCTAGGATCGATGGTTGCTTTGTCCCTTATGACAGTCCTGTCAGTCATTATAGGACGGCTTTTTAATTCAGTACCTGCTCAGTTTCAGACGA CAATTCCTATAGGTGAATATGCTGCAGTGACACTTTTGATGTTCTTTGGCCTCAAATCAATCAAAGATGCGTGGGATATTCCATCCAATACTGCTAAAACTGGAGAAAAGAGCAGCAATGAGCTTGGTGAATTTGTCGAAGCCGAGGAGCTTGTAAAGGAAAAG CTGCAGGTGTCAAAACGGCTTACTaatcctcttgaaattttgtggAAATCATTCAGCCTTGTATTTTTCGCT GAATGGGGAGATCGCTCTATGCTTGCAACAATAGCTTTAGGGGCAGCGCAG TCTCCTTGGGGTGTGGCAATTGGAGCCATTGTCGGACACCTAGTTGCCACGACTCTTGCCATACTGGGAGGTGCATTTCTGGCCAACTACATCTCTGAGAAGCTG GTTGGGTACTTGGGTGGAGCTTTGTTCATTGTCTTTGCTGTTGCCACATTTTTTGGAGTCTTTTAG
- the LOC113734398 gene encoding beta-glucuronosyltransferase GlcAT14A isoform X2 → MLNHPNHHHQPPSTTPGIRPSTPCILLSTILFSLLLILFFSTSTHPPPSLPPLDPSLFPPDSPHRHLFLSSSNTTSHKSKQNPPSPPPPPSIAYLISGSSNETGRILRLLFSIYHPKNIYLLHLDSRASQAERDNLAVKIQSFPLFKAAQNVNVVGKADIVYQQGSSTISAILHGASTFLRISKNWDWFINLSVDDYPLVTQDGSSSAILSRKFIEFCILGTDNLPRTVLMYLANTPSANSVYFPTILCNTQKFNRTIINHNLQYVSLNLRKEPHLLNSSYYTDLVQSGAAFASRFRPDDPILDRIDKEILHRAPRKPVPGGWCLGESGLDSCKVWGDADILKPGLGAKRLENRLLELLSKETFLSQQCVVN, encoded by the exons atgcTAAACCACCCCAACCACCACCATCAACCACCCTCCACCACCCCCGGCATTAGACCCTCCACCCCCTGCATCCTCCTCTCCACCATCCTCTTTTCCCTCCTCCTTATACTATTCTTCTCTACCTCCACTCATCCTCCACCATCCCTTCCTCCACTCGACCCTTCACTCTTCCCACCTGATTCCCCCCACCGCCACCTCTTCCTCAGCAGCAGCAACACCACGTCACACAAATCCAAGCAAAATCCACCTTCCCCTCCCCCTCCTCCGTCAATAGCCTACCTCATCTCAGGATCCTCAAATGAAACGGGTCGGATCCTACGCCTCCTCTTCTCAATCTACCACCCCAAGAACATTTATCTCCTCCACCTAGATTCCAGAGCTTCCCAAGCTGAACGTGATAATTTAGCGGTCAAAATCCAATCTTTCCCACTTTTTAAAGCTGCCCAGAATGTTAATGTTGTTGGAAAAGCTGATATTGTTTATCAACAAGGGTCGTCCACCATATCAGCTATACTTCATGGGGCTTCTACTTTCCTACGTATTTCGAAGAACTGGGATTGGTTCATCAATCTCTCTGTTGATGATTATCCACTTGTTACTCAAGATG GTTCATCATCAGCTATTTTGAGTCGCAAATTTATCGAATTCTGCATCTTAGGTACAGATAATCTACCCCGGACAGTGTTGATGTACTTGGCAAACACTCCCTCAGCAAATTCTGTTTACTTTCCAACCATTTTGTGCAACACTCAGAAATTCAATAGAACAATTATCAACCACAATTTGCAGTATGTTTCATTAAACCTGAGAAAGGAACCCCACCTGCTCAATTCTAGTTACTACACTGACCTAGTCCAAAGTGGAGCAGCATTTGCTTCCCGTTTTCGTCCAGATGATCCAATTCTTGACAGAATAGACAAAGAAATTCTCCATCGAGCACCCAGGAAACCAGTACCTGGTGGATGGTGTCTAGGTGAGTCTGGACTTGACTCATGTAAGGTGTGGGGAGATGCTGACATTTTAAAGCCTGGTTTAGGAGCAAAACGGCTTGAAAATCGTCTTCTTGAACTTCTTTCGAAGGAAACATTTCTGTCTCAACAATGTGTTGTCAATTGA
- the LOC113734399 gene encoding protein PAM71-homolog, chloroplastic-like isoform X2: protein MQGLAVQVPQVLATSNKGTNYRKKRKLPFSPFLGSLPRGLISPASSSSSLPSLNFFIVQCRWISRSLVRYKTVTTHASSVGVGSGGFEGSQENNQNIYSTGPSSDNSSETERRPNQIPYPLAIAIVLCGCALVFCLIAFIKGSPSAVLSAIAKSGFTAAFSLIFVSEIGDKTFFIAALLAMQYEKLLVLLGSMVALSLMTVLSVIIGRLFNSVPAQFQTTIPIGEYAAVTLLMFFGLKSIKDAWDIPSNTAKTGEKSSNELGEFVEAEELVKEKVSKRLTNPLEILWKSFSLVFFAEWGDRSMLATIALGAAQSPWGVAIGAIVGHLVATTLAILGGAFLANYISEKLVGYLGGALFIVFAVATFFGVF, encoded by the exons ATGCAGGGCTTGGCTGTTCAGGTACCCCAAGTACTAGCAACATCCAATAAAGGGACGAATtataggaagaaaagaaagcttcccTTCAGCCCTTTTCTTGGTTCTTTGCCAAGAGGGCTTATTTCACCAGCTTCATCGTCGTCGTCGTTACCTTCGCTAA ATTTCTTTATAGTACAATGTAGGTGGATATCCAGATCACTTGTAAGGTACAAGACAGTTACAACACATGCATCCAGTGTTGGCGTTGGATCTGGTGGCTTTGAAGGGAGCCAGGAGAATAACCAGAATATTTATTCCACTGGGCCTTCAAGTGATAATTCTTCTGAGAC TGAGAGGCGTCCTAATCAAATTCCTTATCCTCTTGCTATAGCTATTGTACTATGTGGATGTGCTCTAGTATTTTGCCTGATTGCCTTCATTAAAGGGAGCCCTTCAGCAGTATTATCAGCAATAGCAAAGTCAGGCTTCACTGCTGCATtctctttgatttttgtttcagAGATTGGGGATAAG ACATTTTTCATTGCTGCACTATTAGCGATGCAGTATGAGAAACTACTG GTCCTTCTAGGATCGATGGTTGCTTTGTCCCTTATGACAGTCCTGTCAGTCATTATAGGACGGCTTTTTAATTCAGTACCTGCTCAGTTTCAGACGA CAATTCCTATAGGTGAATATGCTGCAGTGACACTTTTGATGTTCTTTGGCCTCAAATCAATCAAAGATGCGTGGGATATTCCATCCAATACTGCTAAAACTGGAGAAAAGAGCAGCAATGAGCTTGGTGAATTTGTCGAAGCCGAGGAGCTTGTAAAGGAAAAG GTGTCAAAACGGCTTACTaatcctcttgaaattttgtggAAATCATTCAGCCTTGTATTTTTCGCT GAATGGGGAGATCGCTCTATGCTTGCAACAATAGCTTTAGGGGCAGCGCAG TCTCCTTGGGGTGTGGCAATTGGAGCCATTGTCGGACACCTAGTTGCCACGACTCTTGCCATACTGGGAGGTGCATTTCTGGCCAACTACATCTCTGAGAAGCTG GTTGGGTACTTGGGTGGAGCTTTGTTCATTGTCTTTGCTGTTGCCACATTTTTTGGAGTCTTTTAG
- the LOC113734399 gene encoding protein PAM71-homolog, chloroplastic-like isoform X3 produces MQGLAVQVPQVLATSNKGTNYRKKRKLPFSPFLGSLPRGLISPASSSSSLPSLIQCRWISRSLVRYKTVTTHASSVGVGSGGFEGSQENNQNIYSTGPSSDNSSETERRPNQIPYPLAIAIVLCGCALVFCLIAFIKGSPSAVLSAIAKSGFTAAFSLIFVSEIGDKTFFIAALLAMQYEKLLVLLGSMVALSLMTVLSVIIGRLFNSVPAQFQTTIPIGEYAAVTLLMFFGLKSIKDAWDIPSNTAKTGEKSSNELGEFVEAEELVKEKLQVSKRLTNPLEILWKSFSLVFFAEWGDRSMLATIALGAAQSPWGVAIGAIVGHLVATTLAILGGAFLANYISEKLVGYLGGALFIVFAVATFFGVF; encoded by the exons ATGCAGGGCTTGGCTGTTCAGGTACCCCAAGTACTAGCAACATCCAATAAAGGGACGAATtataggaagaaaagaaagcttcccTTCAGCCCTTTTCTTGGTTCTTTGCCAAGAGGGCTTATTTCACCAGCTTCATCGTCGTCGTCGTTACCTTCGCTAA TACAATGTAGGTGGATATCCAGATCACTTGTAAGGTACAAGACAGTTACAACACATGCATCCAGTGTTGGCGTTGGATCTGGTGGCTTTGAAGGGAGCCAGGAGAATAACCAGAATATTTATTCCACTGGGCCTTCAAGTGATAATTCTTCTGAGAC TGAGAGGCGTCCTAATCAAATTCCTTATCCTCTTGCTATAGCTATTGTACTATGTGGATGTGCTCTAGTATTTTGCCTGATTGCCTTCATTAAAGGGAGCCCTTCAGCAGTATTATCAGCAATAGCAAAGTCAGGCTTCACTGCTGCATtctctttgatttttgtttcagAGATTGGGGATAAG ACATTTTTCATTGCTGCACTATTAGCGATGCAGTATGAGAAACTACTG GTCCTTCTAGGATCGATGGTTGCTTTGTCCCTTATGACAGTCCTGTCAGTCATTATAGGACGGCTTTTTAATTCAGTACCTGCTCAGTTTCAGACGA CAATTCCTATAGGTGAATATGCTGCAGTGACACTTTTGATGTTCTTTGGCCTCAAATCAATCAAAGATGCGTGGGATATTCCATCCAATACTGCTAAAACTGGAGAAAAGAGCAGCAATGAGCTTGGTGAATTTGTCGAAGCCGAGGAGCTTGTAAAGGAAAAG CTGCAGGTGTCAAAACGGCTTACTaatcctcttgaaattttgtggAAATCATTCAGCCTTGTATTTTTCGCT GAATGGGGAGATCGCTCTATGCTTGCAACAATAGCTTTAGGGGCAGCGCAG TCTCCTTGGGGTGTGGCAATTGGAGCCATTGTCGGACACCTAGTTGCCACGACTCTTGCCATACTGGGAGGTGCATTTCTGGCCAACTACATCTCTGAGAAGCTG GTTGGGTACTTGGGTGGAGCTTTGTTCATTGTCTTTGCTGTTGCCACATTTTTTGGAGTCTTTTAG
- the LOC113734398 gene encoding beta-glucuronosyltransferase GlcAT14A isoform X1 — protein MLNHPNHHHQPPSTTPGIRPSTPCILLSTILFSLLLILFFSTSTHPPPSLPPLDPSLFPPDSPHRHLFLSSSNTTSHKSKQNPPSPPPPPSIAYLISGSSNETGRILRLLFSIYHPKNIYLLHLDSRASQAERDNLAVKIQSFPLFKAAQNVNVVGKADIVYQQGSSTISAILHGASTFLRISKNWDWFINLSVDDYPLVTQDDLLHILSYLPKDLNFVNHTSYIGWIESRKLKPIIVDPGLYILEENEVFFATQKRPLPDAFRLFTGSSSAILSRKFIEFCILGTDNLPRTVLMYLANTPSANSVYFPTILCNTQKFNRTIINHNLQYVSLNLRKEPHLLNSSYYTDLVQSGAAFASRFRPDDPILDRIDKEILHRAPRKPVPGGWCLGESGLDSCKVWGDADILKPGLGAKRLENRLLELLSKETFLSQQCVVN, from the exons atgcTAAACCACCCCAACCACCACCATCAACCACCCTCCACCACCCCCGGCATTAGACCCTCCACCCCCTGCATCCTCCTCTCCACCATCCTCTTTTCCCTCCTCCTTATACTATTCTTCTCTACCTCCACTCATCCTCCACCATCCCTTCCTCCACTCGACCCTTCACTCTTCCCACCTGATTCCCCCCACCGCCACCTCTTCCTCAGCAGCAGCAACACCACGTCACACAAATCCAAGCAAAATCCACCTTCCCCTCCCCCTCCTCCGTCAATAGCCTACCTCATCTCAGGATCCTCAAATGAAACGGGTCGGATCCTACGCCTCCTCTTCTCAATCTACCACCCCAAGAACATTTATCTCCTCCACCTAGATTCCAGAGCTTCCCAAGCTGAACGTGATAATTTAGCGGTCAAAATCCAATCTTTCCCACTTTTTAAAGCTGCCCAGAATGTTAATGTTGTTGGAAAAGCTGATATTGTTTATCAACAAGGGTCGTCCACCATATCAGCTATACTTCATGGGGCTTCTACTTTCCTACGTATTTCGAAGAACTGGGATTGGTTCATCAATCTCTCTGTTGATGATTATCCACTTGTTACTCAAGATG atCTTCTGCACATATTGTCATACTTGCCTAAGGATCTCAATTTTGTGAATCACACAAGCTATATTGGCTGGATTGA ATCTCGGAAATTGAAACCGATAATAGTTGATCCCGGGCTCTATATTTTGGAGGAAAATGAGGTGTTTTTTGCCACTCAAAAAAGGCCCCTGCCAGATGCATTTCGTTTGTTCACAG GTTCATCATCAGCTATTTTGAGTCGCAAATTTATCGAATTCTGCATCTTAGGTACAGATAATCTACCCCGGACAGTGTTGATGTACTTGGCAAACACTCCCTCAGCAAATTCTGTTTACTTTCCAACCATTTTGTGCAACACTCAGAAATTCAATAGAACAATTATCAACCACAATTTGCAGTATGTTTCATTAAACCTGAGAAAGGAACCCCACCTGCTCAATTCTAGTTACTACACTGACCTAGTCCAAAGTGGAGCAGCATTTGCTTCCCGTTTTCGTCCAGATGATCCAATTCTTGACAGAATAGACAAAGAAATTCTCCATCGAGCACCCAGGAAACCAGTACCTGGTGGATGGTGTCTAGGTGAGTCTGGACTTGACTCATGTAAGGTGTGGGGAGATGCTGACATTTTAAAGCCTGGTTTAGGAGCAAAACGGCTTGAAAATCGTCTTCTTGAACTTCTTTCGAAGGAAACATTTCTGTCTCAACAATGTGTTGTCAATTGA
- the LOC113735462 gene encoding probable F-box protein At4g22165 has protein sequence MTGNNKKSRPNWSELNQELLGIIASKLLYLDIIRFKAVCSSWFAAAERYSSPGPLLLCPLTRETDAEHVRLGACSIKDGTIYDLNLEFEKPEDVFSASDGFRFIGSSHGWMVAEDKGSELYLMNVFSRTCIPLPEKGTIPTTQSYGPKFSMIQSPTMIQKAILTANPSLDENYKVIIIYGCREKLAFCGFGDQEWVRFSNSDGYDDVVCYDTLLYALREGQIEVWEISDSCSPTKKICLECCYTTDSSYPREICCTQWYLAPSLGELLLIERFIGEFVDDQGQLHPEGDLLTDEDSHPLLFPYKTFSFQVYKLNMIEKKLEKVTSLKDQVIFLGGNHGISLSVKDYPEFMPNSIYYTDDYWDRMHEDYLYGGHDFGSYSLEENSIASLVPYCVERFDPTPFWVFPN, from the coding sequence ATGACTGGGAATAACAAGAAATCACGGCCAAATTGGTCTGAGCTGAATCAAGAACTTCTTGGAATTATAGCTTCAAAGCTGTTATACCTAGATATCATACGTTTCAAAGCGGTTTGTTCTTCATGGTTTGCTGCTGCTGAGAGATACTCATCACCAGGGCCACTTCTACTTTGTCCTTTAACTCGAGAAACTGACGCTGAACATGTAAGACTTGGTGCATGCAGCATAAAAGACGGAACAATCTACGATCTCAACTTGGAATTCGAAAAACCTGAAGATGTTTTTTCAGCATCTGATGGTTTTCGATTTATAGGTTCCTCGCATGGCTGGATGGTGGCTGAAGACAAGGGTTCGGAGCTTTATTTGATGAATGTTTTCTCCAGAACCTGCATCCCACTCCCTGAAAAAGGCACCATTCCAACAACACAAAGTTATGGGCCTAAGTTTTCTATGATTCAATCTCCCACAATGATTCAGAAAGCAATATTAACTGCTAATCCATCATTAGATGAGAACTACAAGGTCATCATCATATACGGTTGTCGCGAGAAACTTGCTTTTTGTGGCTTTGGAGATCAAGAATGGGTGAGATTTAGCAATTCTGATGGCTATGATGATGTTGTATGCTATGATACGCTGCTATATGCATTGAGGGAAGGGCAAATTGAGGTATGGGAAATTTCTGATTCTTGTTCTCCGACCAAAAAGATATGCCTGGAATGTTGTTACACAACAGACTCGAGTTATCCAAGAGAGATTTGTTGTACTCAATGGTACTTGGCGCCGTCACTGGGGGAACTTCTGCTCATTGAGAGGTTTATCGGGGAGTTCGTGGATGATCAAGGGCAGCTTCATCCTGAGGGAGATCTTCTGACAGATGAAGATAGCCATCCTCTGCTTTTTCCTTATAAAACGTTCAGCTTCCAGGTTTACAAGTTAAATATGATCgaaaagaaattggaaaaagtGACATCCTTGAAGGATCAGGTGATCTTTTTGGGTGGAAATCATGGGATTTCACTCTCTGTTAAGGATTATCCAGAATTCATGCCGAACTCGATTTATTACACTGATGATTATTGGGATCGGATGCATGAAGATTACTTGTATGGAGGTCATGATTTTGGCTCATACAGCTTAGAAGAAAACAGCATTGCTTCACTTGTGCCTTATTGTGTGGAGAGATTTGATCCAACACCCTTTTGGGTTTTTCCAAATTAG
- the LOC113734396 gene encoding hydroxyethylthiazole kinase-like — MDNPEEWRQQAWAHLTKLRQECPLVQCITNFVSMDLMANVLLSAGASPAMVHSIDEIPEFTPKVHALCINVGTLTPDWLPAMKVAAETANKERKPWVLDPVAAGASSFRLKACLELLGMKPSVVRGNGSEILALVKGSVDPNSKGVDSRHESIDVVEAAKSLAQLSGSVVAVSGAVDVVTDGQQAVGIRNGVAMLQKITATGCSVSALVAAFVAIDPLHLVEATASALSLFGVASEIGMDMAKGPASLRMHLIDSLYGLDQGTVFNRVKITKL, encoded by the exons ATGGACAACCCAGAAGAATGGAGGCAACAGGCATGGGCCCACTTGACAAAACTCCGGCAAGAGTGCCCATTAGTCCAGTGTATCACGAACTTTGTATCAATGGATTTAATGGCCAACGTGCTGTTATCCGCCGGAGCATCGCCGGCCATGGTTCACTCAATTGATGAAATCCCTGAATTCACTCCTAAAGTTCACGCGCTCTGCATTAACGTGGGCACACTCACTCCTGACTGGCTACCGGCCATGAAGGTGGCTGCAGAGACTGCGAATAAAGAAAGGAAGCCTTGGGTTCTGGACCCTGTGGCAGCTGGTGCTTCCAGTTTCCGGTTGAAGGCTTGTCTTGAACTTCTTGGGATGAAGCCTAGTGTTGTTAGGGGTAATGGGTCTGAGATTCTGGCACTTGTTAAGGGTTCTGTCGACCCCAATTCAAAG GGCGTGGACAGCAGACATGAATCTATAGATGTAGTCGAAGCAGCAAAATCCCTGGCTCAACTGAGTGGAAGTGTGGTAGCAGTGTCTGGAGCTGTTGATGTTGTCACGGATGGACAGCAAGCTGTCGGCATACGAAATGGAGTAGCAATGCTGCAGAAGATTACAGCAACAGGGTGCTCGGTCAGTGCTCTCGTTGCTGCGTTTGTTGCAATTGATCCTCTACATCTAGTCGAAGCCACAGCTTCTGCATTGTCTTTGTTTGGTGTAGCCAGTGAGATAGGGATGGACATGGCAAAAGGTCCAGCTTCATTGCGGATGCACTTGATTGATTCACTTTATGGGCTTGATCAAGGTACAGTTTTTAATCGAGTGAAGATAACCAAGTTGTAA
- the LOC113734397 gene encoding dirigent protein 18-like, with protein sequence MFKQSSISIFLAMVFAAIRAATIVDAVDPAPVGEPILELYMHDILGGSNPTARPITGLLGNIYSGQVPFARPLGFVPPQNGVVIPNANGAIPTVNINGIPLGTGLAGTTFAGQNNVNNNGNPITTQLGPDGLGLGFGTITVIDDILTSSPEFGTQPLGQAQGVYVASSADGSTQMMAFTAMMEGGEYGDSLNFFGVYKIGSTMSRLSVTGGTGKFKNACGFAEVRSLIPSGQHVTDGAETLLRLTVHLTY encoded by the coding sequence ATGTTCAAGCAATCTTCAATATCCATTTTCCTTGCAATGGTATTTGCAGCCATACGTGCTGCAACTATTGTAGATGCAGTTGATCCTGCACCGGTAGGGGAGCCAATTCTTGAGTTATACATGCATGACATTCTTGGAGGCAGCAATCCCACAGCCAGACCCATCACTGGCTTGCTAGGCAACATATACAGTGGCCAAGTGCCTTTCGCAAGGCCTCTAGGTTTCGTTCCACCTCAGAATGGTGTTGTCATCCCCAACGCCAATGGTGCAATCCCAACCGTCAACATCAACGGCATTCCCTTGGGTACTGGCTTAGCAGGTACAACTTTTGCTGGTCAAAACAATGTCAATAACAATGGTAATCCAATCACTACCCAACTTGGACCTGATGGCCTGGGACTCGGCTTTGGAACAATAACGGTGATTGATGATATTTTAACCTCTTCACCTGAGTTTGGCACCCAGCCATTGGGGCAAGCCCAGGGAGTGTATGTTGCAAGCTCTGCTGATGGGAGTACACAGATGATGGCATTCACAGCTATGATGGAAGGGGGGGAATATGGTGATAGCTTGAACTTCTTTGGAGTTTACAAGATTGGAAGTACCATGTCACGTCTGTCAGTTACAGGAGGCACTGGCAAGTTCAAGAATGCTTGTGGGTTTGCGGAAGTCCGATCACTCATACCATCTGGGCAGCATGTTACAGATGGTGCAGAGACATTGCTGAGGCTCACAGTCCATCTTACTTATTGA